The following are from one region of the Nicotiana tabacum cultivar K326 chromosome 3, ASM71507v2, whole genome shotgun sequence genome:
- the LOC107793931 gene encoding uncharacterized protein LOC107793931, with protein sequence MGVRGRKRAAPVNIDDVDGENQKTTEYERLREKRIKENLERMQNLGIFDISLKLKSFKTPIVRKTPQRLSPLQPSGPARRSSRLQNVTPLSYSEVHLSKFDKSLDSEHNLLREEGSKPEIYTEEHEKLLGTTDLSWTLFVDGYGNDGKRIYDPVRGKTCHQCRQKTLGHRTHCCKCNLVQGQFCGDCLYMRYGEHVLEAKKNPDWICPACRGICNCSLCRQAKGWAPTGPLYKKIARLGYKSVAHYLIQTHRASVSSENNSTPFSAKRSLAFSDKEATMKNEEFCNYNSDSQGLVMNAQTEVKTMEQDPNENNLAPESSTEPLLKPAFAAESSGEPSLLLKHDSENNGINLVSSCDNVGNFSADNKPGNENAVLVGSALTSNAPVLTELSDGYKGKSPLGYGIDVGKKQSDEEKEDGNCVLDDKNCGILVNIDGMVAPEASSKSKKKPCRAAAQVIDSIAGRRRQRRGRSNVEA encoded by the exons ATGGGTGTTCGTGGGAGGAAAAGAGCTGCTCCGGTGAACATCGATGATGTCGACGGCGAAAATCAGAAAACTACCGAGTACGAACGGTTGAGGGAAAAaagaatcaaagaaaatcttgagAGAATGCAAAACTTAGGGATTTTTGACATATCACTCAAACTCAAGTCCTTTAAGACACCCATCGTTCGCAAAACCCCTCAGCGTCTCTCTCCATTGCAGCCTTCTGGACCCGCTCGCCGCTCCTCTAG GCTGCAGAATGTAACACCACTTAGCTATTCGGAGGTGCATCTGTCGAAGTTTGATAAATCGTTGGACAGTGAGCACAATTTGTTGAGGGAGGAAGGGTCAAAGCCAGAGATTTACACGGAAGAGCATGAGAAATTGTTGGGTACCACTGATTTGAGCTGGACTCTGTTTGTGGATGGATATGGAAATGATGGGAAGCGGATCTATGATCCGGTCAGGGGAAAAACTTGTCATCAATGTCG ACAGAAAACTCTTGGTCATCGAACTCATTGCTGCAAATGCAACCTGGTTCAAGGACAATTTTGTGGAGATTGCTTGTATATGAG ATATGGAGAACATGTACTTGAAGCGAAAAAGAATCCAGACTGGATTTGTCCTGCTTGTCGAGGAATTTGCAACTGCAGCTTGTGCCGGCAAGCAAAAGGATGGGCTCCTACTGGTCCTCTTTATAAGAAG ATTGCAAGATTGGGTTATAAGTCAGTTGCACATTATCTGATTCAAACGCATCGAGCTAGTGTTAGTTCTGAAAACAACTCGACACCATTCTCTGCAAAAAGATCACTAGCTTTCTCAGATAAGGAAGCTACAATGAAAAATGAGGAATTTTGCAACTATAACAGTGATTCACAAGGGCTGGTGATGAATGCTCAAACCGAGGTGAAAACAATGGAACAAGATCCCAATGAGAACAATTTAGCACCAGAAAGTAGCACAGAGCCCTTGCTGAAGCCTGCTTTTGCTGCTGAGTCCAGTGGTGAACCCTCATTATTACTGAAACATGACTCTGAAAACAATGGTATAAATCTGGTGTCCTCATGTGACAATGTAGGAAACTTCTCAGCAGACAACAAACCAGGAAATGAAAATGCTGTGCTGGTAGGCAGTGCATTGACTTCAAATGCACCTGTGCTTACCGAGTTGAGTGATGGCTACAAGGGCAAGTCACCACTTGGTTATGGAATTGATGTTGGGAAAAAGCAATCTGACGAAGAAAAAGAGGATGGCAATTGTGTCCTAGATGACAAAAACTGTGGTATTTTGGTAAACATTGATGGTATGGTTGCACCAGAAGCAAGTTCAAAGTCGAAGAAGAAGCCTTGTCGAGCTGCTGCACAAGTCATTGATAGCATTGCTGGAAGACGAAGGCAGAGACGTGGAAGAAGCAATGTGGAAGCATAA